In a genomic window of Sutcliffiella sp. FSL R7-0096:
- the glsA gene encoding glutaminase A, with protein sequence MACRSEEILDALVKEARKVSFEGKVANYIPALQKESPDHLSCALVYPDGDCFSAGDIQRKFTLQSISKIITLAIVLMDYGPEHVFHRVGMEPTGDPFNSIIKLETSSKAKPLNPMINAGALAVTSMIKGTNAEDKVEYIMDFVRKLTNEPEIDYCEEVAISEFTTSFLNRSLCFYMKGDGVIHGNVEEIMEVYTKQCAIRMNCLQLARMGVVFAMDGLNPLTNEQVMPKEVARICKTFMVTCGMYNASGEFAIRIGIPAKSGVSGGIMGSVPGRMGIGIFGPALNEVGNSHTGLKLLKLLQDKYDLSMF encoded by the coding sequence ATGGCATGCAGAAGTGAGGAAATATTGGATGCATTGGTCAAGGAAGCGAGAAAGGTCTCATTTGAAGGGAAAGTGGCAAATTACATACCTGCACTACAGAAAGAAAGTCCCGATCATTTGTCTTGTGCATTAGTTTACCCGGATGGGGACTGCTTTTCTGCTGGGGATATACAACGGAAATTCACACTCCAAAGCATATCCAAAATAATTACACTTGCAATAGTGCTCATGGATTATGGTCCAGAGCATGTTTTTCATAGAGTTGGGATGGAACCAACAGGAGACCCCTTTAATTCCATCATTAAGCTTGAAACTTCTTCAAAGGCCAAACCATTAAATCCGATGATAAATGCTGGAGCACTTGCTGTTACATCGATGATCAAAGGAACTAATGCAGAGGATAAAGTGGAATACATAATGGATTTTGTGAGAAAGCTCACCAATGAACCAGAAATAGACTATTGTGAAGAGGTGGCAATATCCGAATTCACGACATCCTTTTTAAATAGATCTCTATGTTTTTACATGAAAGGGGATGGAGTGATACATGGTAATGTGGAAGAAATCATGGAGGTCTACACGAAACAGTGTGCCATCCGGATGAATTGCCTTCAATTAGCAAGAATGGGGGTGGTCTTTGCGATGGACGGGCTGAATCCTTTAACGAACGAGCAGGTCATGCCGAAAGAAGTAGCAAGGATCTGTAAGACGTTTATGGTAACATGCGGGATGTATAATGCCTCTGGGGAATTTGCAATAAGGATTGGAATTCCAGCCAAAAGTGGAGTTTCAGGGGGGATTATGGGATCTGTTCCGGGTAGAATGGGTATTGGCATATTCGGACCGGCTCTCAATGAAGTAGGAAACAGCCATACAGGGCTTAAACTCCTAAAATTGCTACAGGATAAATATGATTTGAGCATGTTTTAA
- the cyoE gene encoding heme o synthase yields the protein MEVAPSKWKDFLALIKIGIVNSNFITTFTGLWLAIYFTQTDGFIANLDIVFLTMIGSSLVVAGSCSLNNYIDRDIDHLMSRTKNRPTVTGRMDPKGALYLGLILTAVGTVVLAFTTIMAAVIGLIGAFTYVVLYTMWSKRKNTLNTVIGSISGAVPPLIGWAAVDPSLSLIAWILFFIMFVWQIPHFLAIAIRRCEEYRNAGIPMLPVVHGFDITRRQMLVWVACLLPLPFWLFELGGALIVLATLLNLGWLALSIAGFKMKDGMKWATLMFVYSLNYLTILFVSMIIVTIF from the coding sequence ATGGAAGTTGCTCCTTCTAAATGGAAAGACTTCTTAGCGCTAATAAAAATTGGGATCGTGAATTCCAATTTCATCACTACGTTTACCGGCCTCTGGTTAGCTATATATTTTACCCAGACAGATGGTTTTATCGCTAATTTGGATATTGTATTCCTTACAATGATTGGCTCATCTCTTGTTGTAGCAGGTTCCTGTAGTTTAAATAACTATATAGACCGGGACATCGATCATCTAATGTCGAGAACGAAAAACCGGCCGACTGTAACCGGTAGGATGGATCCGAAAGGTGCTCTTTACTTAGGCCTGATCCTTACAGCTGTCGGGACGGTAGTATTGGCTTTTACTACGATTATGGCTGCAGTAATCGGACTTATTGGGGCTTTCACCTATGTGGTTTTATATACAATGTGGTCTAAAAGGAAAAACACCCTTAATACGGTCATCGGAAGTATATCAGGAGCGGTTCCGCCTTTGATAGGGTGGGCAGCTGTCGATCCGAGCCTTTCTCTGATTGCATGGATATTATTTTTCATCATGTTTGTATGGCAGATTCCACATTTCCTTGCAATTGCCATTAGAAGGTGTGAAGAATATCGGAATGCTGGCATACCGATGCTACCTGTTGTGCATGGCTTTGATATTACTAGAAGGCAAATGCTTGTATGGGTTGCCTGTCTCTTGCCACTTCCTTTCTGGCTTTTCGAACTTGGAGGGGCATTGATTGTATTGGCAACTTTATTGAATCTGGGCTGGCTTGCTTTAAGCATTGCCGGATTCAAGATGAAAGATGGGATGAAATGGGCAACGCTAATGTTTGTCTACTCATTGAATTATTTGACCATTCTATTTGTCTCTATGATTATTGTGACAATCTTTTAA
- the coxB gene encoding cytochrome c oxidase subunit II: MKKWLPNWRIVSLFSVMALFLSGCGKPFLSALQPVGEVADMQKSLILLSTAIMTLVVVVVSIIFIYVVVKFRQRKGDKEIIPKQVEGSHKLEITWTVIPILLLLILAVPTVSYTFHLADVSKMDEEETDALIVNVTAHLYWWEFEYPEYGVVTSQDLYVPTDENIYFNLEASQVKHSFWIPSAGGKMDTNTDNVNRFWLNFDSERVGQAENLFHGKCAELCGPSHALMDFKVKTMSREEFDQWIEDMQGTEHAADDTELAQAGEEIFAQSCIACHAIGADPQADANVGPNLTNFGDRTKIAGILDHTPEELERWIKDPEEIKPGNLMTGKYGDLKQEEVDALVEYLMSLKVDEE; this comes from the coding sequence ATGAAGAAATGGCTACCTAATTGGCGTATAGTATCACTTTTCAGTGTAATGGCGCTATTCTTATCAGGCTGTGGTAAACCATTCTTATCTGCACTTCAGCCGGTAGGTGAAGTGGCAGATATGCAAAAATCACTGATTTTGTTAAGCACAGCAATTATGACTCTTGTAGTAGTTGTGGTTTCTATTATCTTCATTTACGTTGTAGTAAAATTCCGTCAGCGTAAAGGCGATAAAGAAATTATTCCAAAGCAAGTGGAGGGAAGCCACAAGCTTGAAATCACCTGGACTGTTATTCCGATTTTATTACTATTAATCTTAGCAGTTCCAACTGTATCTTACACTTTCCACCTTGCTGATGTAAGCAAAATGGATGAGGAAGAAACTGATGCACTGATAGTAAATGTTACAGCACATCTATACTGGTGGGAGTTTGAATACCCAGAGTATGGAGTAGTGACAAGTCAAGATTTATATGTTCCAACAGATGAGAATATTTACTTCAACTTGGAAGCAAGTCAAGTAAAACACTCCTTCTGGATTCCTTCTGCTGGAGGGAAAATGGATACAAACACGGACAATGTTAACCGTTTCTGGTTAAACTTTGATTCAGAGCGTGTAGGACAGGCAGAAAACCTATTCCACGGAAAATGTGCCGAGTTATGCGGACCTTCCCATGCATTGATGGACTTCAAAGTTAAGACAATGTCTCGTGAAGAGTTTGATCAGTGGATCGAAGACATGCAAGGAACAGAGCATGCAGCTGATGATACGGAACTTGCACAAGCTGGGGAAGAAATTTTCGCTCAAAGCTGTATTGCGTGTCACGCAATCGGAGCAGATCCACAGGCCGATGCAAACGTAGGTCCAAACTTAACAAACTTCGGAGATAGAACTAAAATCGCTGGTATTTTGGATCATACCCCTGAAGAATTGGAAAGATGGATTAAAGATCCTGAAGAAATCAAGCCTGGTAACCTGATGACAGGAAAATACGGGGACTTGAAACAGGAAGAAGTAGACGCTCTTGTTGAATACTTAATGTCATTAAAAGTGGACGAAGAATAG
- a CDS encoding deoxyribodipyrimidine photo-lyase: protein MWFRRDFRLQDNTALYHAVKEAQKRKEPILFMYHLDPKFTSKDTPNHRFFFTALQEFIKHCEAKGIFVHVIVGTWKDAFSKLLDHFPDMTSLYFNKDEVGEGHKRDNELERFLNQKNIRVRSFDDYNIHHANEVKKADNSIYKVFTPYFKKWNSLPKKAPVTVNDQKIKNNSVKDDGLYNKGVETLSKTIKKLPAQVEISQEEQAFKLLQSFLKDKVDHYDRFRDLPAANGTSKLSVFLRTGAISARTILYLIQEKQLTSYSTGMDTFVKELAWRDFYNMIYHHYPNSKSEEIEVKYHQLDWSKDENLLQKWKEGNTGFPIVDAGMRQLKQEGWMHNRLRMITASFLTKDLLMDWRIGELYFEEMLHDYDESSNIGGWQWAASVGTDAVPYFRIFNPITQSIRFDHRGEYIKKYVPELSRVPEAFIHEPSNMNKTDQKKANCIIGKDYPEPIVDHSLQRKSAIQMFKDLT from the coding sequence ATGTGGTTTCGAAGGGATTTCCGGCTACAGGACAACACAGCCTTATACCACGCGGTAAAGGAAGCGCAAAAAAGAAAAGAACCTATATTGTTTATGTATCATCTAGACCCGAAATTCACCAGCAAGGATACACCGAATCATCGGTTCTTCTTTACTGCCTTACAAGAATTTATTAAGCATTGTGAAGCAAAGGGGATCTTTGTCCACGTAATAGTGGGGACCTGGAAAGATGCGTTCTCAAAATTATTAGATCACTTTCCGGATATGACTTCTTTATATTTTAATAAGGACGAAGTAGGAGAAGGGCATAAAAGGGATAATGAACTAGAGAGATTCTTAAATCAAAAGAATATTAGGGTTCGTTCATTTGATGACTACAACATTCATCATGCGAATGAAGTGAAAAAGGCAGACAACAGCATATATAAAGTGTTTACGCCTTATTTTAAAAAATGGAACTCTCTACCTAAAAAGGCTCCTGTAACTGTTAATGATCAAAAGATCAAAAATAACTCAGTCAAAGATGATGGGTTGTACAACAAGGGTGTGGAAACTTTATCCAAGACAATAAAAAAGTTGCCTGCACAAGTGGAAATTTCACAGGAAGAACAAGCATTCAAGCTGCTTCAAAGCTTTCTGAAGGACAAGGTTGATCATTACGACCGGTTCAGGGACCTGCCTGCAGCAAATGGAACTTCTAAACTGTCTGTATTTTTAAGGACAGGTGCCATATCTGCCAGGACCATCCTCTATCTTATCCAGGAAAAACAACTGACATCTTACAGCACTGGGATGGATACTTTTGTGAAAGAGCTCGCCTGGCGTGACTTTTACAATATGATTTATCATCATTATCCTAATAGTAAATCAGAAGAAATCGAAGTGAAATATCATCAGCTTGACTGGAGTAAGGATGAAAACCTTCTCCAAAAATGGAAAGAGGGAAACACGGGCTTTCCGATAGTTGATGCTGGAATGAGACAATTGAAGCAGGAAGGCTGGATGCACAACCGCCTCAGAATGATTACCGCCTCCTTTCTAACGAAAGATTTGCTGATGGATTGGAGAATTGGAGAATTATATTTTGAGGAGATGTTGCATGATTATGATGAGTCGTCCAATATCGGAGGCTGGCAATGGGCAGCATCAGTAGGTACGGATGCAGTGCCATATTTTCGAATTTTTAATCCTATCACCCAGTCAATACGATTTGATCATAGAGGGGAGTATATCAAAAAATACGTCCCTGAATTGAGCCGAGTCCCGGAAGCATTCATACATGAACCATCGAATATGAATAAGACAGATCAAAAGAAAGCAAACTGCATCATTGGCAAAGACTACCCTGAACCTATCGTGGACCATAGCCTGCAAAGAAAAAGTGCGATTCAAATGTTTAAAGATTTAACATAA
- the pyc gene encoding pyruvate carboxylase: MTRKINKVLVANRGEIAIRVFRACTELNIRTVAIYSNEDIGSFHRYKADEAYLVGEGKKPIDAYLDIDGIIEIAKANEVDAIHPGYGFLSENIHFAKKCEEEGIIFIGPTSKHLDMFGDKVKARTQAQLANIPVIPGTDGPVHSLDEVMDFAATYGYPLMIKAALGGGGRGMRIVRSKSELRDSFDRAKSEAKAAFGNDDVYVEKLIENPKHIEVQILGDQHGEIIHLFERDCSIQRRHQKVVEIAPSVSLSDDLRDRICQAAVELMKNVDYINAGTVEFLVAGEEFYFIEVNPRVQVEHTITEMVTGVDIVQSQIMIAEGHALHSSKLGIPKQEDIRVHGFAIQSRVTTEDPLNGFMPDTGKIMAYRSGGGFGVRLDAGNGYQGAVITPYYDSLLVKLSTWALTFEQAASKMERNLKEFRIRGIKTNIPFLENVVKHPQFMNGEYDTSFIDTTPELFVFPKRKDRGTKMLSYIGTVTVNGFPGVEKRKKPIFTNPRMPDVAGIDEVPRGTKQILDERGADGLVKWVNDQKEVLLTDTTFRDAHQSLLATRLRTNDMKQIAEPTAKLLPNLFSMEMWGGATFDVAYRFLSENPWDRLLTLREKAPNVLFQMLLRASNAVGYKNYPDNLIKEFVEKSAYAGIDVFRIFDSLNWVKGMTLAIDAVRDSGKLAEAAICYTGDINDPSRTKYDLQYYCDMAKELERSGAHILAIKDMAGLLKPQSAYRLISTLKETVDIPIHLHTHDTSGNGIYMYAKAIEAGVDIVDVAVSSMAGLTSQPSANSLYYALEETDRKPDVSVKALEQLSHYWEDVRKYYSDFESGMNSPHSEVYMHEMPGGQYSNLQQQAKAVGLGARWEDVKEMYRRVNDMFGDIVKVTPSSKVVGDMALFMVQNNLSEQDVLEKGESIDFPDSVIELFEGYLGQPHGGFPEDLQRVILKGKSPITVRPGELLDDVNFEEIRKKLFETLNRQVTSHEMIAYALYPKVFLDYQKKYEQYGNVSVLDTPTFFFGMRLGEEIQVEIEQGKTLMVKLVSIGQPQKDGTRVVYFELNGQPREVNIKDESVKSDVVSKPKMDATNPTHIGATMPGTVIKVLVEKGEKVSKGDHLMITEAMKMETTVQAPFSGTVKEIYAAAGEGIATGDLLIEVDKV, encoded by the coding sequence ATGACAAGAAAAATTAATAAGGTCCTTGTTGCGAATCGCGGCGAGATCGCAATTCGTGTTTTTCGAGCATGTACAGAATTAAACATTCGCACAGTTGCTATTTACTCAAATGAAGATATCGGATCTTTTCATCGATACAAAGCAGATGAAGCGTATCTGGTAGGAGAAGGAAAAAAACCGATAGATGCCTATCTGGATATTGATGGCATCATTGAAATTGCAAAAGCAAACGAAGTAGATGCCATACATCCTGGGTATGGATTCCTTTCTGAAAACATTCATTTTGCCAAGAAGTGTGAAGAAGAAGGTATCATCTTTATCGGCCCAACTTCCAAGCACCTCGATATGTTTGGTGACAAGGTGAAGGCAAGAACACAGGCCCAACTTGCCAACATTCCGGTAATACCGGGTACGGATGGACCTGTCCATTCATTAGATGAAGTGATGGATTTCGCGGCTACATATGGCTATCCATTGATGATCAAAGCTGCCTTAGGTGGTGGAGGGCGTGGTATGCGGATTGTCCGCAGCAAGTCCGAGTTACGAGATTCATTTGATAGAGCAAAATCGGAAGCGAAGGCCGCTTTTGGAAACGATGATGTTTATGTCGAGAAGTTAATTGAAAACCCAAAACATATCGAAGTCCAAATTCTTGGCGATCAGCACGGTGAAATCATTCATTTATTTGAGCGTGATTGCTCCATTCAAAGACGTCATCAAAAAGTCGTGGAAATCGCTCCAAGCGTATCCCTATCGGATGACTTGCGTGATCGGATTTGTCAGGCTGCAGTAGAATTAATGAAGAATGTGGATTATATTAATGCGGGAACAGTTGAATTCCTAGTGGCTGGGGAAGAATTTTATTTCATTGAAGTAAATCCACGTGTCCAGGTGGAACACACTATCACCGAAATGGTCACTGGAGTGGATATCGTTCAATCCCAAATCATGATTGCAGAAGGACATGCCCTACATAGCAGCAAACTTGGGATTCCTAAGCAAGAAGACATACGCGTACATGGTTTTGCCATCCAGTCCCGTGTAACCACGGAAGATCCTTTGAATGGATTCATGCCTGATACCGGAAAAATTATGGCTTACCGGTCCGGTGGTGGATTCGGAGTCCGCTTGGATGCAGGGAATGGTTATCAAGGAGCAGTCATCACGCCTTATTACGACTCATTACTTGTGAAGCTTTCAACCTGGGCCCTAACTTTTGAACAGGCAGCATCCAAAATGGAGCGTAACCTGAAAGAGTTCCGTATTCGTGGAATCAAGACGAATATCCCGTTCTTGGAAAACGTAGTGAAGCATCCGCAGTTTATGAATGGGGAATATGATACGTCCTTTATAGATACCACACCTGAACTTTTCGTGTTCCCGAAAAGAAAAGACCGTGGAACGAAGATGCTCTCTTATATCGGAACCGTGACCGTTAACGGGTTCCCTGGGGTTGAAAAGAGGAAAAAACCTATTTTCACAAATCCAAGAATGCCTGATGTGGCAGGAATCGATGAGGTACCAAGAGGTACTAAACAAATCCTGGACGAGCGTGGAGCGGACGGATTGGTTAAATGGGTGAACGATCAGAAAGAAGTGTTATTGACAGATACAACGTTCAGGGACGCACACCAATCATTACTAGCTACTCGTCTCCGTACGAACGATATGAAACAGATTGCGGAACCTACTGCAAAGTTATTACCTAATCTTTTTTCCATGGAGATGTGGGGAGGGGCTACATTTGATGTTGCATACCGCTTCTTGAGTGAAAATCCGTGGGACCGACTTCTAACTCTGCGTGAAAAGGCGCCGAATGTCCTATTCCAGATGCTGCTTCGTGCTTCCAATGCAGTTGGTTATAAAAACTACCCTGATAACCTGATTAAGGAGTTCGTGGAAAAATCAGCCTATGCAGGAATCGATGTCTTCCGTATCTTTGACAGCCTAAACTGGGTGAAAGGCATGACATTAGCCATTGATGCAGTACGCGATTCGGGGAAATTGGCGGAAGCAGCAATTTGTTATACTGGAGACATCAATGATCCGAGCAGAACAAAGTATGATCTGCAATATTATTGTGATATGGCGAAAGAGTTAGAGCGAAGCGGAGCACATATCCTTGCAATCAAAGATATGGCAGGTCTTTTGAAGCCGCAATCGGCATATCGTTTGATTTCTACATTAAAAGAGACGGTTGATATTCCAATCCATCTTCATACCCATGATACAAGTGGCAATGGGATTTACATGTATGCGAAAGCAATCGAGGCTGGTGTAGATATTGTCGATGTTGCCGTCAGCTCCATGGCCGGACTGACATCACAGCCAAGTGCCAACTCCCTTTACTATGCACTAGAAGAAACGGACCGTAAGCCGGATGTTTCTGTCAAAGCTCTGGAACAGCTCTCTCACTATTGGGAGGATGTCAGAAAATACTACAGCGACTTCGAAAGCGGCATGAATAGTCCTCACTCTGAAGTATATATGCATGAAATGCCTGGAGGTCAATACAGTAATCTGCAACAGCAGGCAAAAGCGGTAGGGTTAGGAGCTCGTTGGGAAGATGTGAAAGAGATGTATCGCCGAGTTAATGATATGTTCGGTGATATTGTCAAAGTGACTCCATCTTCCAAAGTGGTAGGGGATATGGCATTGTTCATGGTTCAAAACAACCTTTCCGAACAGGATGTGCTTGAAAAGGGTGAATCTATCGATTTCCCGGACTCTGTCATCGAACTGTTTGAAGGGTATCTTGGCCAACCGCACGGTGGTTTCCCTGAAGACCTTCAAAGAGTCATCCTGAAAGGAAAGTCACCTATCACAGTTAGACCAGGTGAGCTGTTGGACGATGTAAACTTTGAAGAAATCCGTAAGAAGCTTTTCGAAACACTTAATCGACAAGTGACAAGCCATGAGATGATTGCTTATGCGCTTTATCCGAAAGTATTCCTTGATTATCAGAAGAAATATGAACAGTACGGAAATGTATCTGTTCTGGACACGCCGACCTTCTTCTTCGGTATGAGATTAGGAGAAGAAATTCAAGTAGAAATTGAACAAGGAAAAACCTTGATGGTAAAGCTCGTATCAATTGGCCAACCACAAAAGGATGGTACCCGCGTTGTTTACTTTGAGTTAAATGGCCAACCTCGTGAAGTGAACATCAAAGACGAGAGTGTTAAATCGGATGTAGTGTCGAAGCCTAAGATGGATGCAACCAACCCTACACATATTGGAGCAACCATGCCTGGAACCGTCATAAAAGTTCTGGTGGAAAAAGGCGAAAAAGTGTCTAAAGGAGATCACTTGATGATCACCGAAGCCATGAAAATGGAAACTACGGTACAAGCGCCATTCAGTGGTACTGTAAAAGAGATCTACGCAGCGGCCGGTGAAGGCATAGCAACGGGAGATCTATTGATTGAAGTAGATAAAGTTTAA
- a CDS encoding peptidyl-prolyl cis-trans isomerase, protein MENIIGIEGKVNFSITLDPGVWIFDDRRIDLDTYFAEETHEKKDELEEYTKAVSKHWEREIREGAIYPPTLKSERKFEKEKLLNGTFGIKFGPFLHNAEPQSDSSKVVFVGQERELEVDIPTAQEMILAFSKNGKPLKENGPVHAYFEDGSNQDAPLTHVHRIIVK, encoded by the coding sequence ATGGAAAATATCATCGGAATAGAAGGCAAGGTCAATTTTTCAATAACGCTTGATCCAGGTGTATGGATCTTTGATGATAGAAGGATTGATTTAGATACATATTTCGCAGAAGAAACGCACGAAAAAAAGGACGAACTTGAGGAATATACAAAAGCAGTATCCAAGCATTGGGAACGAGAGATCAGAGAAGGAGCCATCTACCCACCAACATTGAAGTCGGAGCGAAAGTTCGAAAAGGAAAAACTTTTAAACGGGACCTTCGGGATTAAGTTTGGTCCATTCCTTCATAATGCCGAACCTCAATCAGATTCTTCCAAGGTAGTGTTTGTCGGTCAAGAAAGGGAATTGGAAGTGGATATCCCCACAGCTCAAGAAATGATATTGGCCTTTTCCAAAAACGGAAAACCGCTAAAGGAAAATGGGCCAGTTCATGCTTACTTTGAGGATGGATCCAACCAGGATGCCCCTTTGACACATGTTCATAGAATTATTGTAAAGTAA
- a CDS encoding YlaN family protein — translation MASDIVVDHRDKAISLLKADSDKILKLIQVQMDNLTMPQCPLYEEVLDTQMFGLSREMDFAVRLGLISEKEGKDILSKLEKELSALYEAWEKN, via the coding sequence TTGGCATCAGATATCGTGGTCGATCATCGTGATAAAGCTATTTCGCTTTTAAAAGCTGATTCAGATAAAATACTGAAACTTATTCAAGTCCAAATGGACAATCTTACCATGCCGCAATGTCCATTGTACGAGGAAGTGCTGGACACGCAAATGTTCGGATTGTCCCGCGAAATGGATTTTGCCGTTCGCTTAGGCTTGATTAGCGAAAAAGAGGGAAAAGATATCCTTTCCAAGCTGGAAAAGGAACTTTCTGCACTTTATGAGGCCTGGGAAAAAAATTAA
- a CDS encoding heme A synthase — MYKLLKWFAVCTSIVMLFVLIGGALVTKTGSGMGCGKSWPLCHGELIPSNIDFALIVELSHRIVSGVAGLMVLTLAIWAWRAIGHKRESKFLALLSFLVLILQALIGAAAVMWGQSSAVLALHFGISLVSFASVFLLTLLIFEVDKKFDAETLIVDRRMSFHIIGIIVYCYMVVYSGALVRHVGASLACPSWPSCTRNGLGIPTQMHEWIQMGHRAAAGLIVVWIVYVTILAIKKYKHQPVIHIGWVICSILVLLQATTGALIVVTNLNIFVALLHALIISCLFGVLSYFFMLVTRNKSNRIKLGNDTTKSM; from the coding sequence GTGTACAAATTATTAAAATGGTTCGCCGTTTGCACGTCTATTGTCATGCTATTTGTTCTTATCGGGGGAGCACTTGTTACAAAAACTGGTTCCGGTATGGGGTGCGGGAAATCTTGGCCTTTATGTCATGGTGAACTTATTCCAAGCAATATCGACTTTGCTCTTATTGTTGAGTTAAGTCATCGTATAGTCTCTGGGGTTGCCGGTCTTATGGTATTAACTCTGGCAATTTGGGCTTGGAGAGCCATCGGACATAAAAGAGAATCAAAATTCTTGGCTCTATTATCATTTCTGGTATTAATCTTACAGGCACTTATTGGTGCTGCAGCTGTTATGTGGGGACAATCCTCCGCAGTGCTGGCACTTCACTTCGGTATTTCTTTGGTGTCCTTTGCTTCTGTATTCCTTCTTACCCTCCTGATTTTTGAAGTAGATAAGAAGTTCGATGCAGAAACATTGATAGTAGACCGCCGAATGTCCTTCCATATCATCGGAATTATCGTTTATTGTTATATGGTTGTTTATAGTGGTGCTTTAGTAAGACATGTAGGTGCAAGTTTAGCTTGCCCAAGCTGGCCAAGCTGTACACGGAACGGACTGGGAATTCCAACCCAAATGCATGAATGGATTCAAATGGGACACCGAGCTGCTGCTGGACTGATTGTGGTGTGGATCGTCTATGTCACCATTCTAGCCATAAAAAAATACAAGCATCAGCCTGTCATTCATATCGGTTGGGTGATCTGTTCCATCCTTGTCCTATTACAGGCAACAACAGGCGCTCTAATTGTCGTAACCAATCTTAATATCTTTGTAGCATTGCTTCATGCACTTATCATCTCGTGTTTATTTGGAGTTCTAAGTTACTTCTTTATGCTTGTGACACGAAATAAAAGCAACCGTATTAAATTGGGAAATGACACAACTAAATCAATGTAA